Proteins from a genomic interval of Maylandia zebra isolate NMK-2024a linkage group LG15, Mzebra_GT3a, whole genome shotgun sequence:
- the LOC143412638 gene encoding phospholipase B1, membrane-associated-like — MAEPGVKASDIPSQVQALIKAIREDTEVNFENDWKLVTIFIGGNDLCNYCFDQNNLSPKNYSHNLKISLDMLYKEVPRLLVNVVEIMQINLLKSVTRNTLGCSLIQRTSCPCVINPSEKSPELEEMKRINHEYQSELQYLVSGDLYDGKEDFAVVLQPFLHNSFIPKIGEGEPDTSFFSVDCFHISERAHAEMAIGLWNNMLEPIGRKQAYNNFTYDRSKIHCPSEASPFIFTKINSLPSPSGTTPTPFTDSTHSSSSALTAPVLNCPSSTPVWVPVLVGIVGLVVGFAACWIILSLGHRRKSKAERKELEMKGTAF, encoded by the exons ATGGCTGAACCTGGAGTTAAGGCATC AGATATCCCATCACAAGTCCAAGCTCTCATCAAGGCCATAAGAGAAGATACG GAGGTGAATTTTGAAAACGACTGGAAACTTGTGACAATATTCATTGGAGGCAATGACCTCTGCAATTACTGCTTTGATCAA AATAATCTATCGCCCAAGAACTACAGCCATAATCTTAAGATCAGCTTGGATATGCTTTACAAAGAG GTACCGAGGTTGTTGGTTAATGTCGTGGAGATCATGCAGATAAATCTGTTGAAATCAGTTACGAGGAACACTCTGGGCTGCTCACTAATCCAGAG GACCAGCTGTCCCTGTGTCATCAACCCATCAGAAAAGTCTCCAGAGCTTGAGGAGATGAAACGAATCAATCACGAGTACCAG tCTGAGCTCCAGTATCTTGTATCTGGAGATCTCTATGACGGAAAAGAAGACTTTGCTGTCGTACTTCAGCCATTTTTACATAATTCCTTCATCCCTAAAATTGGA GAGGGTGAGCCAGATACAAGTTTCTTCTCTGTAGACTGTTTCCACATCAGTGAGCGAGCACATGCTGAGATGGCCATTGGTCTGTGGAATAACATG TTAGAGCCTATAGGGAGAAAGCAGGCCTACAACAACTTCACATATGACCGCTCCAAAATTCACTGTCCTTCTGAG GCCAGTCCGTTTATCTTCACAAAGATCAACAGTCTTCCAAGTCCATCAGGAACCACACCTACTCCATTTACAGACTCCACCCACAGTTCCAGCTCTGCGTTAACAGCCCCTGTGCTCAACTGTCCCTCCTCCACCCCTGTGTGGGTGCCTGTCCTTGTGGGAATTGTAGGTTTAGTGGTGGGTTTTGCTGCCTGTTGGATAATTCTGTCTCTCGGTCATCGGCGCAAAAGCAAGGCAGAGAGAAAAGAGCTTGAAATGAAAGGAACAGCTTTTTAA
- the LOC101472635 gene encoding serine/threonine-protein phosphatase PP1-beta catalytic subunit has product MAESELNVDSLISRLLEVRGCRPGKIVQMTEAEVRGLCIKSREIFLSQPILLELEAPLKICGDIHGQYTDLLRLFEYGGFPPEANYLFLGDYVDRGKQSLETICLLLAYKIKYPENFFLLRGNHECASINRIYGFYDECKRRFNIKLWKTFTDCFNCLPIAAIIDEKIFCCHGGLSPDLQSMEQIRRIMRPTDVPDTGLLCDLLWSDPDKDVQGWGENDRGVSFTFGADVVSKFLNRHDLDLICRAHQVVEDGYEFFAKRQLVTLFSAPNYCGEFDNAGGMMSVDESLMCSFQILKPSEKKAKYQYGGVNSGRPVTPPRTTQAPKKR; this is encoded by the exons ATGGCGGAAAGCGAGTTGAACGTTGACAGCCTCATCTCTAGATTACTGGAAG TGCGAGGATGCCGTCCAGGGAAGATCGTACAGATGACAGAGGCTGAGGTGCGGGGGCTCTGCATCAAGTCCAGAGAGATTTTCCTCAGTCAGCCAATTCTTCTTGAACTTGAGGCTCCACTCAAAATCTGTG GTGATATCCATGGGCAGTACACAGACTTGTTAAGGCTATTCGAGTATGGAGGTTTTCCGCCAGAGGCCAACTATCTGTTCCTGGGAGATTACGTGGATAGAGGGAAGCAGTCATTAGAGACCATTTGCCTTCTTCTCGCTTACAAGATCAAATATCCAGAAAACTTCTTCTTGCTCAGAGGGAACCACGAGTGTGCCTCCATCAATCGCATCTACGGCTTCTATGACGAAT GCAAACGCAGGTTCAACATAAAGCTCTGGAAGACATTCACAGACTGTTTTAACTGTCTGCCCATTGCTGCGATTATTGATGAGAAGATTTTCTGCTGTCACGGAG GACTGTCACCTGATCTGCAGTCCATGGAACAAATCCGACGTATTATGAGACCCACTGATGTCCCAGACACAG GCTTGCTGTGCGACCTGCTGTGGTCTGATCCAGACAAAGATGTCCAGGGCTGGGGTGAAAATGATCGGGGCGTCTCCTTCACCTTTGGGGCTGATGTGGTCAGCAAGTTCCTCAACCGCCACGACTTGGACCTCATCTGTCGAGCACATCAG GTTGTTGAGGACGGTTATGAGTTCTTTGCAAAGCGGCAGCTGGTGACCCTGTTTTCTGCTCCCAATTACTGTGGGGAGTTTGACAATGCAGGCGGCATGATGAGCGTGGACGAATCACTCATGTGTTCTTTTCAG ATCCTGAAGCCGTCAGAGAAAAAAGCTAAGTATCAGTATGGAGGGGTGAATTCAGGACGCCCTGTCACCCCACCTCGTACCACTCAGGCACCTAAAAAGAGGTGA
- the bpnt1 gene encoding 3'(2'),5'-bisphosphate nucleotidase 1, whose product MPGSPAVVMRLVASAYAVAEKAGTIVRKVLHSGELGIVEKTGANDLQTLADRLAQQSICASLSKRFPKITIIGEEDLPSEVIQEDLIETGQSEEILQRSCPPEYSQLKEEEIVVWVDPLDGTKEYTEGLLDNVTVLIGIAYGGKAIAGVINQPFYNYQLGAGTQLGRTMWGMLGLGAFGFQLQEVPGDRRIVTTTRSHSNKLVTDCVDAMEPHEVVRVGGAGNKIIQLVEGKASAYVFASPGCKKWDTCAPEAILHAVGGKLTDMHGNAYRYDASVKHMNSAGVLATLRNHKYYVSRVPQSVLQALKSD is encoded by the exons ATGCCTGGAAGTCCTGCTGTTGTTATGCGACTGGTGGCCTCAGCCTATGCTGTGGCTGAAAAGGCTGGGACCATTGTACGGAAGGTCCTTCACAGTGGAGAACTTGGTATTGTGGAAAAG ACAGGCGCTAATGATCTGCAAACACTGGCAGACAGACTAGCACAGCAGAGCATTTGTGCTTCACTGTCCAAACGTTTCCCCAAAATCACCATAATTGGAGAGGAG GATCTTCCTTCTGAAGTGATACAGGAAGATCTAATTGAGACTGGCCAGTCAGAGGAAATTCTTCAGAGAAGTTGTCCACCTGAGTACAgccagctgaaagaagaagag ATAGTTGTGTGGGTAGATCCTCTTGATGGCACAAAGGAATATACTGAAG GGCTCCTGGATAATGTGACAGTGCTCATTGGGATTGCATATGGAGGCAAAGCCATCGCAGGCGTGATCAACCAGCCGTTCTACAACTACCAG CTTGGTGCAGGAACACAATTAGGAAGAACCATGTGGGGGATGCTGGGATTGGGCGCTTTTGGGTTCCAGCTCCAGGAAGTTCCAGGTGACAGACGGATTGTCACCACCACCCGTTCCCATAGCAACAAGCTGGTAACAGACTGTGTGGATGCCATGGAGCCTCACGAAGTTGTACGAGTGGGTGGTGCTGGAAATAAG ATTATCCAGCTTGTTGAAGGAAAAGCTTCTGCCTATGTCTTTGCTAGTCCAGGGTGCAAGAAGTGGGACACTTGTGCCCCTGAAGCAATCCTGCATGCTGTTGGAG GTAAACTGACTGATATGCATGGAAATGCATACCGCTATGATGCTAGTGTAAAGCACATGAACTCTGCCGGGGTTCTTGCTACACTCCGTAACCACAAGTACTACGTCAGCAGAGTACCACAGTCAGTGCTGCAAGCTCTCAAGTCAGACTGA